In the genome of Odocoileus virginianus isolate 20LAN1187 ecotype Illinois chromosome 17, Ovbor_1.2, whole genome shotgun sequence, the window GAAGgctggcttttttaaaaaacccaaagaagCTGACCAAGGTCCTGTGATCCTTATCAGAGAAGTGAGCATTAAGGCATTAACAGCATGGACTTTGCTTAAAAGCACCAGGGGAAGTGGGAGGCCAGGGAGTGAAGCAATTAGTGTACAAGCGATACTATTGTCTTTGGCTCTGTCTTACAATATTTATGGTTGGTAATGTGAATTAATTACTTTGGCTACTGAAGGTCTATCTTTTCTGTGTAACAGGTGGGggtttttttaatgagatttctTAGTCGTCTGTCCTCCAGTGCAGGCTAGGGCCCCAGTCATGTTTCCAAAGACATGAGCACAAACTGCATTTGGGGACAGCACGTGGCCACCCAGCAATTCTGAAACAAACTGTCGCTGAACCCATGCACTTTACCTGTGAACATGAGGGGTGTGGTGGTAGCAAATGCGAAGAACATCATCCCCAGGATATTGAAGATCAGGCCGATCTCAGCCACCCAGGTGTCGGCCAGGCAGTACTGCAGAAGCCGCAGGCCCAGCAGGCTGGTGAGGTATGGGAGCTGCTGAGCTGCAGAACCGTAGCTGATCAGCCGAGAGTCCCAGCAGAGGGGTGCGCTCAGCTCATAGAGGGTCAGGATGTCCTGGGCCCCAAGGTGCACAGTGATCATCACGAAGATGGCCAATGAGTACAGGGCTAAGTGCTTCCTGGATTTCTCCGGGGCCTGGGTCACATAGAGCTGGATGATGGATCGGTGGTGACGGAGTGTGAAGAGACGGGTAGGTGTCCGCTCCTTCACTGTCTCACCAAAGCAGAATGCTGCATAGAGAGTCATGACGGTCAGCAAGGCCAAGGCGAGCCAGAAGGGGTTGACATAAACCTGCTCCTGGAGCAAGTAGCCACCAATGAAACTCGCCAGCATCCCTGCCACCCCAATGCATGCTTCCAATAGGGCCATTCGGATGGTACGGGTGCGGCTGGAGCTGACATCAGCCACGGAGGCAAAGCCAGCGGCCAGGAGCCCACTGAAATCGCCGAGAAGGGCACAAAGGATGCGGCCCAGTACCAAGTAGCCGATGTGGAGCTGCAGCTGAACCACAAAGATGGACAGCACGGTCTGGAGCAGCAGGCCGAGCGAGGCCAGCACCAGCAGCGGGCGGCGGCCCACACAGTCACTCCAGGCGCCCAGCAGGGTGGACGAGAAGAGTCCCACCAGGAAGCCGCCCAAGTTCATGTAGAGGGTCCAGTGGGAGGTGAGTGTCTCCACTTTCTGTGGGGGCAAGAGTTGTATTAAGTGGAGGCGGAGGTTACTATCCCTCACTCTGGGCTGCCCACCCCCCACACTGTCACCCACCTGGGAGATACAGGGATCAGGACTTTCTCTGAAGCCCTAAACCTCAAGAGAATTTTAGTAtggatgctggagagggtatgggaAATTTGTAAGATCCATTCCTTTGTGAATGAAAAATGCTGCTGCTatatcagggttcaatccctgagttgggaagatccctagagaaggaaatggcaacccactccagtattctcgcctgggaaatcccatggatggagcaggctggtgggctacagtccatggggttgcaaagagtcggacataactgagtgactaacacttatcaCTTGTAGTTTTTTGCTGTTCCTCCAAGCTGGTTTTTATcacaaaactcctatatatcctggttcCTCCCTTATCTCTCAGGGGCAGTCCTTTGGAGCTGTCTGAGAGACTGCCTCCAGGGCTTGAGTCCTCAGAAAGGTAGCTAAATAAGACaattttccaggcttccctggtggctcagcggtaaagaatccacctgccagtgcaggagacacaggttcggtccctggttggggaagatccacCTGCCGCAGGGTAACTGAGTCTgcgccacaacgactgagcctgtgctctagagccctgtccccaaacaagggaagccaccgcagtgagaaggcCCAGcattctgcaactagagagtagaccccgctggacacaactagagaaaagtcggGGCaaccatgaagacccagcatagccaaaaataaactgaaaaaaattctcatctttttaagttgtgcgttttgttttttcagtaaaTACCCCCTTGTTAGCCCTCCAAGCTCGCTTTATCTGCGTCAGCTTTCAGCATCTCTACACCGCAGTTCTCGGGCTCCAACTTTTGCTCCCGTCCCGCCCACCACCCAAGATCCTAACCCCCCGCGGCCGTCCGCATCTTcacccaggccccgcccctgccACGCTCCTCgcttccccgcccccacccccacgcgCGCGGCGCCTACCTGCGCGACGGGGTCCACGCTGTGGTTGCTGCAGCTGCCCCTGTGACGGGTGCCATTATAGCCAAGGTCTGCACTGAAACGGTGCCACAGGTACTGCGTGGTCACCGGGCCCTGCAGGACCAAGGCGAAGTTGGCGAGGAAGACGAGTGGCTCCACGCAGCCGCGGCACAGCACGGACCGGGTGGGCCAGGCGCGTGGCTCGCCCGGGGAGTTCGCGCGCCCCTCCATGCTTGCGGTTCCTTGCAGAGTTGGCGCAAGGCAGAAGGCTCATCTTTATGCGCCTGCGCTcagcgtcttttttttttttttttttttttttaagtgggcggggcggggccaggaCTGGTGAGACCCTCCTTCCTCTCAGCCCCTCCTtctctgggatggggagggcaggcgcccccccccccccccaacccctggctTACAGAGTGACCCCGCCTGCAAACTGTGCCAAGATATCGCCAGGCACTCCTTCCCAGGCCCCGAAACCCCCATAACAGTAGGAGAATATGAATAATTAACATTCATTGATCGCTTATTATGTTCTAGGCGCTGTACTAAACTCCACGTGGGTTTATCTCCCAACAACTTTATAAGCTAGTTATTGTTAAGGATCCCAATTTACCCATAAAGAGACAAGAACAATCGGGCATTCAAAGCCGAGCTGGAAAAACACACGACTTCTGATGTCTGTGCTGATGTTCTGCCCTGCGACAGAGCGATTCGGTGGATAAAAGTGCAGCCTCCAATTCTACTGCCTCAATTCCGTCACCTAGGTTCTGGGCATGCCACTTGGCTCTTTGTGCCTccgtttcttcatctttaaaaggaTGGTGCTAATAGAATGTGACTCAAAGAGTTGCTCAGGAAGCACAATGTCTGATATATTGTAAATGCTATAATTGTAATGAATAGACTGTCACTTGTTCCCCTTCTGCCCACGGGATCTTTTTCCTGGGAAGCTAGTCTGTTACTGGGGCTGGGTCATGGCTCTGCGATGCCCTTGGAGGAgcaggggaggaggagctggtggAGGGCCTGGGAGGCCCTTAGGTGTGGCCCTATTCTCTTTGGTGCTCTTACTACAGAAATAGGGGCAGAAGGCAGTCGGATCTCTACCTGGCCCTGTTTTATTGACTGTAAAAGATAGTAGTACTACTTGGCTTTCTTCCTTATCAGTGCATTTGTTGAATGCCCCTTGTATGTCAGGGACCATGGCCAAGAGAGGCCCTGGAAACACTGCAatgtaaagagagagaaaaaaaaaatgttgcctgccattcCAGTTCTATAGGGATGGAGCCATTAGCAGCTACAGTCACTCACCATCCACCCTAGAACAGTGTACCTGAAGGACCTTCTGTACTTTGAACCCCACCCCTAGATAGTTGAAACTCATTTAGGGGAAAATCTCAGTGACCCCAGATTCTTGTGTCTTCCCATACACTGAAGAGTTGTCgtgtctctaagtcatgtctgactctgccagtACTCAAATCACCCTGTTCTTTGTGGTTTGCTGTTAATTTTCTTATGTTTGACTGtttctttaccatttttattttgtttttttattttttggctacacctCGAAGGATGTAGAACTTCCCTGcattccctgcagtggaaaccaggatgcttaaccactgaatcaccagggaagtccctcaactagatgtttttctttccattggGTGACCGATTAGTGGCTAATGGCTTGATCCTTATAGAACTGgaatggcaggcaacatttttttttttaacactattgTGTTTCCAgaactcctcccaccccaccccatccaacCCCACAGTATAGTCCTGGACACACAGAAAAACTCACATATATCCTGGTTTCTCTGTTGCCTTTTCAGAATAGTTTCTCAGAGCTCAGTAAGAAACTGAATACACCCAACTCACAGTTCtaatgttgtgcatttttttcaagtTGACAGCAGTGAGGAGACAAAGCCCTTacggggcaggggggtggggtgggctgtaGTTTGTAGAATGGTGGGGGAGAGACATCAAACAGTCCTACTAATCCATGTAAGATTTCATCTGCAGAAGTGCTTTAGGGGAGACAAGCTGTGGGGCTCTAAGGGCACAAATTTAGGAGCCTGGCCAGGTCTGGAAGGAGCTAAACCAGGAAAGGCTAGCTTCCCTGACAACAGGGCAGCTGACTGGATTTCTAGAGGCAGGCCTTGTGCCATGACCCATAGGCCTGATTCTTAGGGTGGTGGGGGCTTCATTTCTGGCCATCAAGGCTATGTGTGAGCTCGTTGCTGGCTTGTTAATTATCTCCTACCTCCCCTGAGCCAAAAGGAGCCCCAGGCTGAGACAAGGTAGATGCTAGCTAGATACTGGTAGACTGAAGGATGCCTGCACCCGCAATAGCCATCACCATTCTGAGGTcttcctgaagtgaagtgaaggtcagtcagttgtgtctgactcttgcgatcccatggactatacagtccatggacttctccagccagaatactggggtgggtagccattcccttctccaggggatcttcctgacctagggatcgaacccaggtctcccacattgcaggcagattctttaccagctgagccacaagggaagcccaagaatactggtgtgggtagcctatcccttctccagcagatcttcccaaccccggtcTTCCTAGAGATAGGAAATAGTATGTGAAACATACAAGCCCCTGGGTTGGTTCCCTCCCCTTTCTACTGCTTTCAGAGGGACTGTAGTCTTGAAGCAGGATTTTGTTTTCCTGTCCAGGGATTGAGTCTAGCTGCCAGTCCACCAGAAGTAGAGGCTAGAAGCAATGTTCTCTGATTCTTACCCCAATTGGAAGCAaaaatgtttcaaggaggcaaaagCTGCAAAATACATACAAAGTAtattattagagacacagcacaAAGTATGGGAGGGCACCCAAAAAACAGCTTATTTATGTCAGAAGCAGGGCAGGAATACAGATGTCTGGAATAAGGATCACAGTAAAGAGGAGATTTAAACCCTTTATATTGGACAGTCCTTCCAGGTGTatgcgtttgtgtgtgtgtgttcagtcatgtctgactctttgtgaccctgtggactgtagcctgtgaggctccactgaccatggaatattccagg includes:
- the SLC46A1 gene encoding proton-coupled folate transporter, with amino-acid sequence MEGRANSPGEPRAWPTRSVLCRGCVEPLVFLANFALVLQGPVTTQYLWHRFSADLGYNGTRHRGSCSNHSVDPVAQKVETLTSHWTLYMNLGGFLVGLFSSTLLGAWSDCVGRRPLLVLASLGLLLQTVLSIFVVQLQLHIGYLVLGRILCALLGDFSGLLAAGFASVADVSSSRTRTIRMALLEACIGVAGMLASFIGGYLLQEQVYVNPFWLALALLTVMTLYAAFCFGETVKERTPTRLFTLRHHRSIIQLYVTQAPEKSRKHLALYSLAIFVMITVHLGAQDILTLYELSAPLCWDSRLISYGSAAQQLPYLTSLLGLRLLQYCLADTWVAEIGLIFNILGMMFFAFATTTPLMFTGYGLLFLSLVVTPIIRAKLSRRVRQSEQGALFSALACVNGLAMLMASGIFNSLYPATLNLMKGFPFLLGAGLLFIPAILMGILERDNHCPEFQEFSQSP